The Agromyces atrinae genome window below encodes:
- a CDS encoding sensor histidine kinase, with protein MITAQDETRRLAIADYQVVGREPESDLQSLVQLAAMVCGVSTAVINIIDDRYQHQVAAVGLEPGVCSREDSMCAVVFQEPGSVVVADARVDPRFSANPFVTGEIGLVRFYASSPLITPEGIPIGTICVFDEEVGNLDHEQGRALDVLAHQIVDVLELRRMTRVLGESNEQLAQFAGQVSHDLRNPLMALSGFIELASDSPEMANAPEAAKSLLRAEAAADRMATMISDLLDYARSGGTRPRRADVDLAEIVGAAVEDLDATLAATGSTVVVDTPHDVAGDATLLRVLLQNLIANAVKFTAASGREPHIEVRSSLITGGWHITVDDNGPGIPVDQRDRVFGLMERGSAHSVAGLGIGLSTCKRIVEGHGGRIGIEDSPLGGTRFWVVLPAS; from the coding sequence GTGATCACTGCGCAAGACGAGACGCGGCGGCTGGCGATCGCCGACTATCAGGTGGTCGGCCGGGAACCCGAGTCCGACCTCCAGAGCCTCGTGCAGCTCGCGGCGATGGTGTGCGGCGTGTCGACCGCGGTCATCAACATCATCGACGACCGGTACCAGCACCAGGTGGCCGCCGTGGGCCTCGAGCCGGGCGTCTGCAGCCGCGAAGACTCGATGTGCGCGGTCGTCTTCCAGGAGCCGGGGAGCGTCGTCGTCGCCGACGCGCGAGTCGACCCGCGATTCTCGGCCAACCCGTTCGTGACGGGCGAGATCGGACTCGTGCGCTTCTACGCCTCGAGCCCCCTCATCACGCCCGAGGGCATCCCGATCGGCACGATCTGCGTGTTCGACGAGGAGGTCGGCAACCTCGACCACGAGCAGGGGCGCGCACTCGACGTGCTCGCTCACCAGATCGTCGACGTTCTCGAGCTCCGGCGCATGACGCGTGTGCTCGGCGAGTCGAACGAACAGCTCGCCCAGTTCGCCGGTCAGGTGAGCCACGACCTGCGCAACCCCCTCATGGCGCTCTCCGGTTTCATCGAGCTCGCGAGCGACAGCCCCGAGATGGCCAACGCGCCGGAGGCTGCTAAGTCCCTCCTGCGCGCCGAGGCCGCGGCCGATCGCATGGCGACGATGATCTCCGACTTGCTCGACTACGCCCGCAGCGGGGGCACGCGCCCGCGTCGCGCCGACGTCGACCTGGCCGAGATCGTCGGCGCCGCCGTCGAAGACCTCGACGCCACCCTCGCGGCGACCGGCAGTACGGTCGTCGTCGACACGCCTCACGATGTCGCCGGAGACGCGACCCTCCTGCGAGTGCTCCTGCAGAACCTCATCGCCAACGCCGTGAAGTTCACGGCCGCCTCGGGCCGTGAACCGCACATCGAGGTGCGCTCGTCGCTCATCACGGGCGGGTGGCACATCACGGTCGACGACAACGGTCCCGGCATCCCCGTCGATCAACGCGATCGCGTCTTCGGTCTCATGGAGCGCGGCTCGGCGCACTCGGTCGCGGGGCTCGGCATCGGGCTCTCGACGTGCAAGCGCATCGTCGAGGGGCACGGCGGCCGCATCGGCATCGAGGATTCGCCGCTCGGCGGCACGCGCTTCTGGGTCGTGCTCCCCGCCTCCTGA
- a CDS encoding IclR family transcriptional regulator, translating into MSEQPQGSVKSAGRALEIVEFLAEAAESQSFPQLVAALELPRSSTHGLLKTLVSAGWVELDPATKRYSLGLKAWQIGQRYDGHRLLLESGPALMRALTDQTGETVQMARLDGVENVYIAITPSPHQMRLASNVGMRLHAHATGIGKALLSTLSDEDALHRLRQVALPRLTDKTLTEPTEIMSVVARGRDLGYFVDDEEFIDGCRCVAMPLTWPDETGVAAALSITMPTSRTDERWPHSMVEPLRRTVLQLREGMHLVGVARS; encoded by the coding sequence GTGAGCGAGCAACCTCAGGGCTCGGTGAAGTCCGCGGGCCGCGCCCTCGAGATCGTCGAGTTCCTCGCGGAAGCGGCCGAGTCGCAGTCCTTTCCTCAGCTCGTCGCGGCTCTCGAGCTGCCGCGATCGAGCACGCACGGGCTGCTGAAGACCCTCGTCTCCGCGGGCTGGGTCGAGCTCGATCCCGCGACCAAGCGCTATTCGCTCGGTCTGAAGGCGTGGCAGATCGGCCAGCGGTACGACGGGCACCGTCTGCTGCTCGAGTCGGGACCCGCGCTCATGCGCGCGCTCACGGACCAGACCGGCGAGACGGTGCAGATGGCGCGTCTCGACGGCGTCGAGAACGTCTACATCGCGATCACGCCGTCGCCGCACCAGATGCGGCTCGCGTCGAACGTCGGGATGCGACTGCACGCGCACGCCACGGGCATCGGCAAGGCGTTGCTGAGCACGCTGAGCGACGAGGATGCGCTCCATCGGCTGCGCCAGGTCGCCCTGCCGCGTCTCACCGACAAGACGCTCACCGAACCGACCGAGATCATGAGCGTCGTCGCGCGCGGCCGCGACCTCGGCTACTTCGTCGACGACGAGGAGTTCATCGACGGGTGCCGGTGCGTCGCCATGCCGCTGACGTGGCCCGACGAGACGGGCGTCGCGGCGGCCCTCAGCATCACGATGCCCACGAGCCGCACCGACGAGCGGTGGCCGCACTCGATGGTGGAGCCGCTCCGCCGCACCGTCCTGCAGCTGCGCGAGGGCATGCATCTGGTCGGCGTGGCGCGCTCGTAG
- a CDS encoding glycoside hydrolase family 2 protein has translation MRTTLDLGGRWTWSVDETGPTPVPAEARSLIGREIDAHVPGALHADLLAAGVIPDPLVDSNEDLVGWVSRCDWLLRRRIDRPADAERVDLVFDGIDTVAAVTLNGHTLGTVRNMHRTARFDVSSVIADDTLVEVRFTSPYTEAEKWERELGARPSAYPEPFAFIRKMASSFGWDWGPTLPGCGLWRDVRLEAWSTARVSAVRPLVDVFEDTGILTAHIDIERAASGEALPLHLEVDVAGHAVHVEVPPGESTATVVVDVPDVRRWFPRSLGEPHTYPVAISLWAHGERLDERDTRVGFRTISVDRTPDDLGTPFVVTVNDRPLFIKGVNWIPESVFPGTVPAERVRARLEQAADANVDLVRVWGGGVYESDEFYDACDELGLLVWQDFLFACAAYPEEEPIRSEVLAEARENIVRLSPHASLALWNGNNENLWMRFDKDWAAQPGGDLSWGERYYLEWLPALVHELDPTRPYTEGSPWSGDGVVDPNDVDHQTFHSWDAWNEDDYAVYRDSAPRFVSEFGWQGAATWRTLRDAITDDALRLDSDNVRHHQKAIDGHTKIARNLARHLPATDDFDRWHLQTQWMQVEAVRTGVLHWRSNWPRTAGTIVWQLNDLWPVTSWSAIDSAGRCKPLYFAIRDMYAPRAMTIEPTDGGLELCIINDHDETWVGSARIMRRRVDGEVLSDRTEPVSVAPRSVIRLAMPEGRAESADRSSEFLAATLDGERALWCFAPPRMPGASAPLDVAVTAVPGGLDIVVSSDGLARDVLVQPDRIHPRATVDRGFTTVLPGESATFRVRAPESLDPEAARGAFVVSSLRDIIDPD, from the coding sequence ATGCGCACCACGCTGGACCTGGGCGGACGATGGACCTGGTCGGTCGACGAGACCGGCCCGACACCCGTGCCCGCGGAGGCGCGGTCGCTCATCGGCCGCGAGATCGATGCCCACGTGCCGGGCGCCCTGCACGCCGACCTCCTCGCTGCGGGAGTCATCCCCGACCCCCTCGTCGACAGCAATGAAGACCTCGTCGGCTGGGTCTCGCGCTGTGACTGGCTGCTCCGCCGCCGCATCGACCGACCGGCCGACGCCGAGCGGGTCGACCTCGTGTTCGACGGCATCGACACGGTCGCCGCCGTCACCCTGAACGGACACACGCTCGGCACCGTGCGCAACATGCACCGCACCGCGCGATTCGACGTCTCGTCGGTGATCGCCGACGACACCCTCGTCGAGGTGCGGTTCACCTCGCCGTATACAGAGGCCGAGAAGTGGGAGCGCGAGCTCGGCGCGAGGCCGAGCGCCTACCCCGAGCCGTTCGCGTTCATCCGAAAGATGGCCAGCAGCTTCGGCTGGGACTGGGGGCCGACGCTCCCCGGGTGCGGACTGTGGAGGGATGTCAGGCTCGAGGCGTGGAGCACGGCGCGCGTCAGCGCGGTGAGACCCCTCGTCGACGTCTTCGAAGACACCGGCATCCTCACCGCGCACATCGACATCGAACGCGCCGCGTCCGGCGAGGCGCTGCCGCTCCACCTCGAGGTCGACGTCGCCGGTCACGCCGTGCACGTCGAGGTTCCGCCGGGGGAGTCGACCGCGACGGTCGTCGTCGACGTTCCCGACGTGCGGCGCTGGTTCCCGCGCAGCCTCGGAGAGCCGCACACCTACCCCGTGGCGATCTCGCTGTGGGCGCACGGCGAACGCCTCGACGAACGCGACACCCGGGTCGGATTCCGCACGATCTCGGTCGACCGCACCCCCGACGACCTCGGTACGCCGTTCGTCGTCACCGTGAACGACCGGCCCCTGTTCATCAAGGGCGTCAACTGGATTCCCGAGAGCGTCTTCCCCGGCACCGTGCCGGCCGAGCGGGTGCGGGCCCGACTCGAGCAGGCCGCCGACGCGAACGTCGACCTCGTGCGCGTGTGGGGCGGTGGCGTCTACGAGAGCGACGAATTCTACGACGCGTGCGACGAACTGGGCCTCCTCGTCTGGCAGGACTTCCTCTTCGCGTGCGCGGCGTACCCGGAGGAGGAGCCGATCCGTTCCGAGGTGCTGGCGGAAGCCCGGGAGAACATCGTGCGCCTCAGCCCGCACGCGAGCCTCGCCCTCTGGAACGGCAACAACGAGAACCTGTGGATGCGCTTCGACAAGGACTGGGCGGCGCAGCCGGGCGGCGACCTCAGCTGGGGAGAGCGCTACTACCTCGAGTGGCTGCCCGCGCTCGTGCACGAGCTCGACCCCACCCGCCCGTACACCGAGGGCAGCCCGTGGTCGGGCGACGGCGTGGTCGACCCCAACGACGTCGACCACCAGACCTTCCACTCGTGGGACGCCTGGAACGAGGACGATTACGCCGTCTACCGCGACAGCGCCCCGCGTTTCGTGTCGGAGTTCGGCTGGCAGGGCGCGGCGACGTGGCGGACCCTCCGCGACGCCATCACGGATGACGCGTTGCGCCTCGACTCCGACAACGTGCGTCACCACCAGAAGGCCATCGACGGGCACACGAAGATCGCCCGCAACCTCGCACGGCACCTCCCGGCGACCGACGACTTCGATCGCTGGCACCTGCAGACGCAGTGGATGCAGGTCGAGGCCGTGCGCACGGGAGTGCTGCACTGGCGCTCGAACTGGCCGCGCACGGCGGGCACGATCGTGTGGCAGCTCAACGACCTCTGGCCCGTGACCTCCTGGTCGGCGATCGACAGCGCCGGTCGGTGCAAGCCCCTCTACTTCGCGATCCGCGACATGTACGCCCCGCGCGCCATGACGATCGAGCCGACCGACGGAGGGCTCGAGCTCTGCATCATCAACGACCACGACGAGACGTGGGTCGGTTCGGCCCGCATCATGCGCCGACGCGTCGACGGCGAGGTGCTCTCCGATCGCACGGAGCCCGTCTCGGTGGCGCCCCGCTCCGTCATCCGTCTCGCGATGCCCGAGGGGCGCGCCGAGTCGGCGGATCGGAGCTCGGAGTTCCTCGCCGCAACCCTCGACGGCGAGCGTGCGCTGTGGTGCTTCGCCCCGCCGAGGATGCCGGGGGCGAGCGCTCCTCTCGACGTCGC
- a CDS encoding phage holin family protein, giving the protein MVRFLIRAAIFLVTAALGLLVAAWILPEVVLSPSGFITAVIVFAIAQSILAPFILNMARKYAPALLGGIGLVSTFVALLIATFFPGGLTITGIPAWVLATLIVWLVTALGGWVLPLLFLRDRAGKRSKAA; this is encoded by the coding sequence ATGGTCCGCTTCCTGATCCGCGCGGCGATCTTCCTCGTGACCGCGGCCCTCGGCCTGCTCGTCGCGGCGTGGATCCTGCCCGAGGTCGTGCTCTCGCCGTCGGGCTTCATCACGGCCGTCATCGTCTTCGCGATCGCGCAGAGCATCCTCGCGCCGTTCATCCTCAACATGGCGCGGAAGTACGCCCCCGCGCTGCTCGGCGGCATCGGGCTCGTCTCGACGTTCGTCGCCCTCCTCATCGCGACGTTCTTCCCCGGCGGGCTCACCATCACGGGCATCCCCGCGTGGGTGCTCGCGACGCTCATCGTGTGGCTCGTGACGGCGCTCGGCGGCTGGGTGCTGCCGCTCCTGTTCCTCCGCGACCGGGCCGGCAAGCGCTCGAAGGCCGCCTGA
- a CDS encoding LysE family translocator, which produces MVSWAAVIGMSLVALGMVLTPGPNMIYLVSRSISQGWRAGMISLGGTVVGFIVYMTLANIGVAAVFLVVPWLYIALKFAGAAYLLWLAWKTLRPGGLSVFEPRALARDSRGRLFRMGLLTNLLNPKAAIMYLALIPQFIDTSAGNVMLQGFLLGGVQISVSLVVNALLVVAAGGIAVFLGSRPTWIRWQRRITGTLLGAVGVKLAIDAPAPASA; this is translated from the coding sequence ATGGTCTCGTGGGCGGCCGTCATCGGCATGAGCCTCGTAGCGCTCGGCATGGTCCTCACACCCGGCCCGAACATGATCTACCTCGTCTCCCGCAGCATCAGTCAGGGCTGGCGAGCGGGAATGATCTCACTCGGCGGAACGGTGGTCGGCTTCATCGTCTACATGACCCTGGCCAATATCGGAGTCGCGGCCGTGTTCCTCGTCGTGCCCTGGCTCTACATCGCGCTCAAGTTCGCCGGTGCGGCGTACCTCCTGTGGCTCGCTTGGAAGACGCTCCGACCCGGCGGGCTCTCGGTCTTCGAACCGAGGGCCCTCGCCCGCGATTCACGCGGTCGACTGTTCCGCATGGGGCTCCTCACGAATCTCTTGAACCCCAAGGCCGCGATCATGTACCTCGCGCTCATCCCCCAGTTCATCGACACGTCCGCGGGCAACGTCATGCTGCAGGGGTTCCTGCTCGGCGGGGTTCAGATCTCGGTGAGCCTCGTCGTCAACGCCCTACTGGTCGTCGCCGCGGGAGGCATCGCCGTGTTCCTCGGCTCGCGCCCCACCTGGATCCGGTGGCAGCGGCGCATCACCGGCACGCTGCTCGGCGCCGTGGGCGTGAAGCTCGCGATCGACGCTCCCGCGCCGGCCTCCGCCTAG